A stretch of the Meiothermus sp. CFH 77666 genome encodes the following:
- a CDS encoding thrombospondin type 3 repeat-containing protein: protein MPRYLMAFTLLVAMLSPFVLARGPYRLQAITQFNLVADRGDVRTVTCQYCHVNANGGAPWNAFGNEVRANFKGNIGDALYEALKAMKDSDGDGYADVLEVFAGTLPGDANSKPLVTAQFLMQSLEKAGGVDIYKPK, encoded by the coding sequence ATGCCAAGGTATTTGATGGCTTTTACGCTTTTGGTGGCTATGCTGTCGCCGTTTGTTCTGGCTCGAGGCCCCTACCGCTTGCAGGCCATTACGCAGTTCAATCTGGTGGCCGACCGCGGTGATGTGCGCACGGTAACGTGCCAGTATTGTCACGTTAACGCGAACGGAGGGGCTCCCTGGAACGCTTTTGGAAACGAAGTGCGGGCCAACTTCAAAGGCAACATTGGCGATGCCCTCTACGAAGCCCTCAAGGCTATGAAGGACTCCGATGGCGATGGTTACGCTGATGTGCTCGAGGTCTTTGCCGGAACGCTACCGGGTGATGCCAACAGCAAACCTCTGGTCACCGCGCAGTTCCTAATGCAGAGCCTGGAAAAAGCCGGTGGTGTGGATATTTACAAGCCTAAGTAA
- the rph gene encoding ribonuclease PH, translating into MKRRDGRQAHELRPLAIRVGYVQYAEGSALVELGNTRVLVNVSLTEGVPRHVSGRSGWLMAEYNLLPRSTKERKERERQKISGRTAEIQRFLGRAFRAALDLSLLPNKTVVIDADVLQADGGTRVVSLLGGYAALHVAMDRLVNQGKLDEWPLTEFAAVSVGWMGENTLLLDLTQIEDENAWADLTVVATQSGDIIELHGAGEGRPVPKATYQAMLELGLAQIPEIVRRVHGQLKNRS; encoded by the coding sequence ATGAAGCGTAGAGACGGGCGGCAAGCTCATGAACTGCGCCCGCTGGCGATTCGAGTGGGCTACGTGCAGTATGCCGAGGGGTCGGCTCTGGTAGAACTGGGAAATACCCGGGTGTTGGTGAATGTTTCCCTCACCGAGGGGGTACCCCGGCACGTATCGGGACGGTCAGGCTGGCTGATGGCCGAGTACAACTTGTTGCCTCGCTCCACCAAAGAGCGCAAGGAGCGTGAGCGGCAAAAAATTTCGGGTCGTACGGCAGAGATTCAGCGGTTTCTGGGCCGGGCTTTCCGGGCCGCGCTCGACCTGAGCTTGCTGCCCAACAAGACAGTCGTGATTGACGCCGATGTGCTCCAGGCCGATGGGGGAACCCGTGTGGTCTCGCTGCTAGGGGGGTATGCCGCCCTGCATGTGGCCATGGATCGGCTGGTGAATCAGGGTAAGCTAGATGAATGGCCCCTGACCGAGTTTGCAGCAGTGAGCGTAGGTTGGATGGGCGAGAACACGCTGTTGCTCGACCTGACCCAGATCGAAGACGAAAACGCCTGGGCCGATCTGACGGTAGTGGCTACCCAGTCCGGCGACATCATCGAATTGCACGGGGCGGGTGAGGGTCGTCCAGTGCCCAAAGCAACCTATCAGGCCATGCTGGAACTGGGGCTGGCCCAAATTCCCGAGATAGTACGTCGGGTACATGGACAGCTAAAAAATCGCAGTTGA
- a CDS encoding SDR family oxidoreductase, which yields MSKLRGKVALVTGASSGIGLEIAKQLVANGVGVGLFARSQAKLARLAGELGNSLALPGDITRYEDVEKAVLQLEAHFGGLDYLINNAGVGIFKPVHELEPEEWQRVLQTNLTGPFYATKAAVPAMQKRGGGHIINIGSLAGKNAFANGAAYNASKFGLLGFSEASMLDLRYYGIRVSSILPGSVDTPFAGNTTGAPWKIQPQDIAQAVLYLLQSDPRIIPSQLDLRPSQPPRK from the coding sequence ATGTCTAAACTGCGTGGAAAAGTGGCGCTGGTTACCGGAGCCTCCTCGGGAATAGGCCTCGAGATTGCCAAGCAACTGGTTGCAAATGGGGTGGGGGTGGGTTTGTTTGCCCGTAGCCAGGCCAAGCTGGCCCGCCTTGCGGGGGAATTGGGTAACAGCCTGGCGCTGCCAGGAGACATTACCCGATACGAGGATGTAGAGAAAGCGGTATTGCAGCTCGAGGCCCATTTTGGCGGCCTGGACTACCTGATCAACAACGCCGGGGTAGGCATTTTCAAACCCGTTCACGAACTCGAGCCCGAGGAGTGGCAGCGGGTACTGCAAACCAACCTGACCGGGCCATTTTATGCCACCAAAGCTGCGGTGCCGGCCATGCAGAAGCGAGGTGGGGGGCACATCATCAATATCGGTTCATTGGCGGGGAAGAATGCCTTTGCAAACGGAGCCGCCTACAACGCCAGTAAGTTTGGCCTGCTGGGCTTTTCCGAAGCCTCCATGCTTGATCTGCGATACTACGGAATTCGGGTCAGCAGTATTTTGCCCGGCTCCGTAGACACCCCTTTTGCCGGCAACACCACCGGCGCTCCTTGGAAAATCCAGCCCCAGGATATTGCCCAGGCGGTGTTATACCTTTTGCAAAGCGACCCCCGCATCATTCCCAGCCAGCTCGATTTGCGCCCCAGCCAGCCGCCCAGGAAATGA
- the rdgB gene encoding RdgB/HAM1 family non-canonical purine NTP pyrophosphatase — protein MRLLIATSNPGKYREIKEGLAPLGWTLFSLLDYPFKMPPEEGSTFEDNAVLKAAFAAKHSGMPTLADDSGLEVAALGGEPGVYSARYGNKKTDTERNVYLLERLKGVPKAERKAKFVAVVVIAYPDGYMELYRGETEGEILEAPRGEWGFGYDPLFYLPEVGKTFAEMTLEQKAAHSHRGKALRMLVEAHKFGLPRKEQPLHE, from the coding sequence ATGCGTCTGCTAATAGCCACCTCCAATCCAGGCAAGTACCGCGAGATTAAGGAAGGGCTCGCTCCCCTGGGTTGGACGCTATTCTCCCTGCTCGACTATCCCTTCAAAATGCCGCCCGAGGAAGGCTCCACCTTTGAGGATAACGCTGTGTTGAAAGCGGCTTTTGCCGCCAAGCACAGTGGTATGCCCACCCTGGCCGACGATTCAGGCCTCGAGGTCGCAGCCCTAGGGGGGGAGCCTGGGGTTTACTCAGCCCGATACGGTAACAAAAAAACCGACACTGAGCGGAATGTATACCTGCTCGAGCGCCTCAAGGGAGTTCCCAAGGCCGAGCGCAAAGCCAAGTTTGTGGCGGTGGTGGTGATTGCCTATCCCGATGGCTACATGGAGCTTTACCGGGGTGAGACCGAAGGGGAAATCCTCGAGGCTCCCAGGGGCGAGTGGGGCTTTGGCTACGACCCCTTGTTTTACTTGCCCGAGGTGGGTAAAACCTTTGCCGAGATGACCCTCGAGCAGAAAGCCGCCCACTCCCACCGGGGCAAAGCCCTGCGAATGCTGGTAGAGGCCCACAAGTTTGGGTTGCCCCGCAAAGAGCAGCCCCTTCATGAGTAG